In Paramormyrops kingsleyae isolate MSU_618 chromosome 5, PKINGS_0.4, whole genome shotgun sequence, one DNA window encodes the following:
- the LOC111833184 gene encoding tudor and KH domain-containing protein isoform X3, with translation MQSSGEGPWSSLSSGKKVALVLGLPVGATVGYILYRHFTSSNGQRESMEQTRLTVPLEVYRSIARHQSSFLDLVTQQSGAQVRLLSENKGDSVSFQLQGSAHQVLMAKCFLDKLASDCEVITEDFEVPQTALGRIIGRGGESLKLINRTSGARISCPKDRDSTLAEKARVSITGIRREVHHAKELVMEKVAESEEVRQRIAQSSALRHKRRPSEPQGQKEAKPESEKNGVELQLAQEDPLSQKMVLPNGTTEPPDASKPIPEEQSITESGEQDTQEMSPQSIFKFEIPSPDLSFQPDEHLEVYVSAVENPQHFWIQILGVRSLQLDKLTAEMGRFYSTGTAELKVEKVVVGDIVAAPYRNHGTWNRARVLSVLESGLVDVYYVDYGDNGELSLESLRSMRSDFLSLPFQAIECSLAGVSPAGGSWTEEALDDFDRLTYCAQWKPLLAKLCSYSHSDMSSWPSVQLYDSSHGKLLGVGEELIRLGHAVHCLDLGDGGLKGTRDNPGSLQKMLDDVTGVTSELSLSCISLSGFMDPCGNVMKKPASCFSFNFIKPLETVQADADQGSCILLMNSLSNWDSTPSQQVSPDMLSSSSTTSSPCVEVMTSVLNSLTLSDEVFFSGDCSSDDGQDVFSISSGPEFAGLNSSSESNISEGSSSSGIRSVWYYLSSSDDSTVLSLSTSLSTSCHSQTDSESPVSDFLSAHSLDLSESLENSDGEEAELLRLEVIRQKNDARFQQVLSGNERTEEGVTASEEQEFLGNHDVLELEQTRALHSVESYWQFQLQSLNTSTEGDTSTYMLVSQEKKSGTGVRPPLHCKERSSSLYNNPPDTSASALNSEVASISGSMDDVIGEDLV, from the exons ATGCAGTCATCTGGGGAGGGCCCTTGGAGCAGCCTGAGCTCTGGGAAGAAGGTGGCCCTCGTCTTAGGGCTCCCAGTTGGGGCCACGGTTGGCTATATCCTCTATCGTCATTTCACAAGTAGCAATG GTCAAAGGGAGAGTATGGAGCAGACCAGACTGACAGTTCCTCTGGAAGTTTACCGTTCCATCGCCAGGCATCAGAGCTCGTTCCTAGACTTG GTGACCCAGCAGTCTGGTGCCCAAGTGAGGCTTCTGTCAGAGAATAAGGGTGACAGTGTCTCCTTTCAGCTTCAGGGCTCAGCTCACCAGGTTCTGATGGCCAAGTGTTTTCTGGACAAACTGGCCTCTGACTGTGAGGTCATAACTGAAGATTTTGAGGTTCCCCAGACTGCCTTAGGACGAATCATAG GGCGTGGAGGGGAGTCCTTAAAGCTGATAAATCGGACTTCAGGTGCTCGTATTAGCTGTCCTAAAGATCGGGACAGTACCCTGGCAGAGAAGGCCAGGGTCTCCATCACAGGGATACGCCGGGAGGTGCATCATGCCAAA GAGCTAGTCATGGAAAAGGTGGctgagagtgaggaggtccgGCAACGGATAGCACAGTCCTCCGCTCTACGCCACAAGAGGCGCCCCTCAGAACCGCAAGGTCAGAAGGAAGCAAAGCCAGAATCGGAGAAAAATGGAGTGGAACTTCAGCTTGCTCAGGAAGACCCCTTAAGCCAGAAGATGGTACTTCCCAATGGAACCACGGAGCCTCCAGACGCATCTAAACCTATACCAGAGGAACAATCCATAACTGAGAGTGGGGAACAAGACACTCAAGAAATGTCTCCACAGAGCATTTTCAAATTTGAAA TCCCTAGTCCGGATTTGAGCTTCCAGCCAGATGAACACTTGGAAGTATATGTGTCAGCAGTTGAGAACCCACAACACTTCTGGATCCAGATTTTGGGGGTGCGATCATTACAGCTTGACAAGTTGACTGCTGAAATGGGCCGCTTCTACAGCACTGGGACTGCA GAGCTGAAAGTGGAGAAAGTAGTGGTGGGGGACATTGTGGCAGCCCCTTATCGGAACCATGGCACTTGGAACAGGGCCAGAGTACTGAGTGTGCTGGAGTCTGGCCTGGTGGACGTCTACTATGTTGACTATGGTGACAATGGCGAGCTTTCCCTAGAAAGCCTCAGAAGCATGAG GAGTGACTTTTTGAGCCTTCCCTTCCAAGCCATTGAATGTAGTTTAGCAGGAGTAAGTCCAGCAG GGGGGTCATGGACTGAGGAAGCCCTTGATGATTTTGACCGCTTGACTTACTGTGCTCAGTGGAAACCACTTCTTGCTAAATTGTGCAGTTACTCTCATTCTGACATGTCATCCTGGCCAAGTGTTCAGCTCTATGACAGCAGCCATGGCAAG CTGCTGGGTGTGGGTGAGGAGCTCATCCGACTGGGACATGCCGTGCACTGCCTTGACTTGGGTGATGGAGGGCTCAAGGGTACCAGAGATAACCCGGGTTCACTGCAGAAGATGCTG GATGATGTTACTGGAGTCACATCAGAGCTCAGCCTTTCCTGCATCAGCTTGTCAG GTTTTATGGATCCATGTGGCAATGTGATGAAGAAACCAGCCAGTTGCTTTTCCTTTAATTTTATTAAGCCGCTTGAAACTGTACAAGCTGATGCAGACCAGGGTTCTTGTATCCTATTAATGAATTCCTTAAGCAACTGGGACTCCACGCCATCCCAG CAGGTGTCCCCTGACATGCTCTCAAGCTCCTCCACCACTTCTTCCCCTTGTGTCGAGGTCATGACCTCTGTTCTCAATTCCTTGACTTTATCCGATGAAGTATTCTTCTCTGGAGACTGCAGTTCTGATGATGGGCAGGATGTGTTTTCCATTTCTTCTGGCCCTGAATTTGCTGGCTTGAATTCTTCTTCAGAAAGCAATATCAGTGAGGGCAGTAGCAGTAGTGGAATTCGCAGTGTCTGGTACTACCTGTCCTCCTCAGATGATTCCACTGTGTTATCTTTAAGCACAAGCCTGTCTACGTCCTGCCATTCCCAGACAGACAGTGAGTCTCCAGTGTCAGATTTTCTCAGTGCTCATAGCCTGGATCTTTCTGAGAGTCTTGAGAACAGTGATGGGGAAGAGGCAGAGTTATTGAGATTGGAAGTGATAAGACAAAAGAACGATGCCAG GTTCCAACAGGTGTTGTCCGGCAATGAGAGAACCGAGGAAGGAGTTACTGCCTCCGAGGAGCAGGAGTTCTTGGGAAACCATGATGTTCTGGAGCTTGAGCAAACCAGAGCCTTGCATAGTGTGGAATCATACTGGCAGTTTCAGCTGCAAAGCTTGAATACTTCAACAGAAGGAGACACCAGCACATACATGCTTGTCAGCCAAGAAAAGAAGTCTGGAACTGGAGTGAGACCCCCACTCCATTGCAAAGAAAGGAGTAGCTCTCTGTATAATAACCCCCCTGACACTAGTGCTTCAGCTCTGAATTCAG AAGTTGCCTCGATCTCAGGTAGTATGGATGATGTCATTGGGGAGGACTTGGTGTGA
- the LOC111833184 gene encoding tudor and KH domain-containing protein isoform X2 translates to MQSSGEGPWSSLSSGKKVALVLGLPVGATVGYILYRHFTSSNGQRESMEQTRLTVPLEVYRSIARHQSSFLDLVTQQSGAQVRLLSENKGDSVSFQLQGSAHQVLMAKCFLDKLASDCEVITEDFEVPQTALGRIIGRGGESLKLINRTSGARISCPKDRDSTLAEKARVSITGIRREVHHAKELVMEKVAESEEVRQRIAQSSALRHKRRPSEPQGQKEAKPESEKNGVELQLAQEDPLSQKMVLPNGTTEPPDASKPIPEEQSITESGEQDTQEMSPQSIFKFEIPSPDLSFQPDEHLEVYVSAVENPQHFWIQILGVRSLQLDKLTAEMGRFYSTGTAELKVEKVVVGDIVAAPYRNHGTWNRARVLSVLESGLVDVYYVDYGDNGELSLESLRSMRSDFLSLPFQAIECSLAGVSPAGGSWTEEALDDFDRLTYCAQWKPLLAKLCSYSHSDMSSWPSVQLYDSSHGKLLGVGEELIRLGHAVHCLDLGDGGLKGTRDNPGSLQKMLDDVTGVTSELSLSCISLSGFMDPCGNVMKKPASCFSFNFIKPLETVQADADQGSCILLMNSLSNWDSTPSQVSPDMLSSSSTTSSPCVEVMTSVLNSLTLSDEVFFSGDCSSDDGQDVFSISSGPEFAGLNSSSESNISEGSSSSGIRSVWYYLSSSDDSTVLSLSTSLSTSCHSQTDSESPVSDFLSAHSLDLSESLENSDGEEAELLRLEVIRQKNDARSVAQPSVTAAVTCSEYCSCGEANGFLHVCSVEVKEESEHCPSLEEHTSGFPCQKIKTVRSNLPAKDENFVECRFQQVLSGNERTEEGVTASEEQEFLGNHDVLELEQTRALHSVESYWQFQLQSLNTSTEGDTSTYMLVSQEKKSGTGVRPPLHCKERSSSLYNNPPDTSASALNSEVASISGSMDDVIGEDLV, encoded by the exons ATGCAGTCATCTGGGGAGGGCCCTTGGAGCAGCCTGAGCTCTGGGAAGAAGGTGGCCCTCGTCTTAGGGCTCCCAGTTGGGGCCACGGTTGGCTATATCCTCTATCGTCATTTCACAAGTAGCAATG GTCAAAGGGAGAGTATGGAGCAGACCAGACTGACAGTTCCTCTGGAAGTTTACCGTTCCATCGCCAGGCATCAGAGCTCGTTCCTAGACTTG GTGACCCAGCAGTCTGGTGCCCAAGTGAGGCTTCTGTCAGAGAATAAGGGTGACAGTGTCTCCTTTCAGCTTCAGGGCTCAGCTCACCAGGTTCTGATGGCCAAGTGTTTTCTGGACAAACTGGCCTCTGACTGTGAGGTCATAACTGAAGATTTTGAGGTTCCCCAGACTGCCTTAGGACGAATCATAG GGCGTGGAGGGGAGTCCTTAAAGCTGATAAATCGGACTTCAGGTGCTCGTATTAGCTGTCCTAAAGATCGGGACAGTACCCTGGCAGAGAAGGCCAGGGTCTCCATCACAGGGATACGCCGGGAGGTGCATCATGCCAAA GAGCTAGTCATGGAAAAGGTGGctgagagtgaggaggtccgGCAACGGATAGCACAGTCCTCCGCTCTACGCCACAAGAGGCGCCCCTCAGAACCGCAAGGTCAGAAGGAAGCAAAGCCAGAATCGGAGAAAAATGGAGTGGAACTTCAGCTTGCTCAGGAAGACCCCTTAAGCCAGAAGATGGTACTTCCCAATGGAACCACGGAGCCTCCAGACGCATCTAAACCTATACCAGAGGAACAATCCATAACTGAGAGTGGGGAACAAGACACTCAAGAAATGTCTCCACAGAGCATTTTCAAATTTGAAA TCCCTAGTCCGGATTTGAGCTTCCAGCCAGATGAACACTTGGAAGTATATGTGTCAGCAGTTGAGAACCCACAACACTTCTGGATCCAGATTTTGGGGGTGCGATCATTACAGCTTGACAAGTTGACTGCTGAAATGGGCCGCTTCTACAGCACTGGGACTGCA GAGCTGAAAGTGGAGAAAGTAGTGGTGGGGGACATTGTGGCAGCCCCTTATCGGAACCATGGCACTTGGAACAGGGCCAGAGTACTGAGTGTGCTGGAGTCTGGCCTGGTGGACGTCTACTATGTTGACTATGGTGACAATGGCGAGCTTTCCCTAGAAAGCCTCAGAAGCATGAG GAGTGACTTTTTGAGCCTTCCCTTCCAAGCCATTGAATGTAGTTTAGCAGGAGTAAGTCCAGCAG GGGGGTCATGGACTGAGGAAGCCCTTGATGATTTTGACCGCTTGACTTACTGTGCTCAGTGGAAACCACTTCTTGCTAAATTGTGCAGTTACTCTCATTCTGACATGTCATCCTGGCCAAGTGTTCAGCTCTATGACAGCAGCCATGGCAAG CTGCTGGGTGTGGGTGAGGAGCTCATCCGACTGGGACATGCCGTGCACTGCCTTGACTTGGGTGATGGAGGGCTCAAGGGTACCAGAGATAACCCGGGTTCACTGCAGAAGATGCTG GATGATGTTACTGGAGTCACATCAGAGCTCAGCCTTTCCTGCATCAGCTTGTCAG GTTTTATGGATCCATGTGGCAATGTGATGAAGAAACCAGCCAGTTGCTTTTCCTTTAATTTTATTAAGCCGCTTGAAACTGTACAAGCTGATGCAGACCAGGGTTCTTGTATCCTATTAATGAATTCCTTAAGCAACTGGGACTCCACGCCATCCCAG GTGTCCCCTGACATGCTCTCAAGCTCCTCCACCACTTCTTCCCCTTGTGTCGAGGTCATGACCTCTGTTCTCAATTCCTTGACTTTATCCGATGAAGTATTCTTCTCTGGAGACTGCAGTTCTGATGATGGGCAGGATGTGTTTTCCATTTCTTCTGGCCCTGAATTTGCTGGCTTGAATTCTTCTTCAGAAAGCAATATCAGTGAGGGCAGTAGCAGTAGTGGAATTCGCAGTGTCTGGTACTACCTGTCCTCCTCAGATGATTCCACTGTGTTATCTTTAAGCACAAGCCTGTCTACGTCCTGCCATTCCCAGACAGACAGTGAGTCTCCAGTGTCAGATTTTCTCAGTGCTCATAGCCTGGATCTTTCTGAGAGTCTTGAGAACAGTGATGGGGAAGAGGCAGAGTTATTGAGATTGGAAGTGATAAGACAAAAGAACGATGCCAGGTCTGTCGCCCAACCAAGTGTGACAGCTGCCGTAACATGTAGTGAATATTGTAGTTGTGGTGAAGCCAATGGGTTTCTTCATGTTTGCTCAGTAGAAGTAAAAGAAGAATCGGAGCATTGTCCAAGCCTTGAAGAACACACCAGCGGTTTCCCATGCCAAAAGATCAAAACTGTAAGAAGTAATTTGCCAGCTAAAGATGAAAACTTTGTGGAATGTAGGTTCCAACAGGTGTTGTCCGGCAATGAGAGAACCGAGGAAGGAGTTACTGCCTCCGAGGAGCAGGAGTTCTTGGGAAACCATGATGTTCTGGAGCTTGAGCAAACCAGAGCCTTGCATAGTGTGGAATCATACTGGCAGTTTCAGCTGCAAAGCTTGAATACTTCAACAGAAGGAGACACCAGCACATACATGCTTGTCAGCCAAGAAAAGAAGTCTGGAACTGGAGTGAGACCCCCACTCCATTGCAAAGAAAGGAGTAGCTCTCTGTATAATAACCCCCCTGACACTAGTGCTTCAGCTCTGAATTCAG AAGTTGCCTCGATCTCAGGTAGTATGGATGATGTCATTGGGGAGGACTTGGTGTGA
- the LOC111833184 gene encoding tudor and KH domain-containing protein isoform X1 yields the protein MQSSGEGPWSSLSSGKKVALVLGLPVGATVGYILYRHFTSSNGQRESMEQTRLTVPLEVYRSIARHQSSFLDLVTQQSGAQVRLLSENKGDSVSFQLQGSAHQVLMAKCFLDKLASDCEVITEDFEVPQTALGRIIGRGGESLKLINRTSGARISCPKDRDSTLAEKARVSITGIRREVHHAKELVMEKVAESEEVRQRIAQSSALRHKRRPSEPQGQKEAKPESEKNGVELQLAQEDPLSQKMVLPNGTTEPPDASKPIPEEQSITESGEQDTQEMSPQSIFKFEIPSPDLSFQPDEHLEVYVSAVENPQHFWIQILGVRSLQLDKLTAEMGRFYSTGTAELKVEKVVVGDIVAAPYRNHGTWNRARVLSVLESGLVDVYYVDYGDNGELSLESLRSMRSDFLSLPFQAIECSLAGVSPAGGSWTEEALDDFDRLTYCAQWKPLLAKLCSYSHSDMSSWPSVQLYDSSHGKLLGVGEELIRLGHAVHCLDLGDGGLKGTRDNPGSLQKMLDDVTGVTSELSLSCISLSGFMDPCGNVMKKPASCFSFNFIKPLETVQADADQGSCILLMNSLSNWDSTPSQQVSPDMLSSSSTTSSPCVEVMTSVLNSLTLSDEVFFSGDCSSDDGQDVFSISSGPEFAGLNSSSESNISEGSSSSGIRSVWYYLSSSDDSTVLSLSTSLSTSCHSQTDSESPVSDFLSAHSLDLSESLENSDGEEAELLRLEVIRQKNDARSVAQPSVTAAVTCSEYCSCGEANGFLHVCSVEVKEESEHCPSLEEHTSGFPCQKIKTVRSNLPAKDENFVECRFQQVLSGNERTEEGVTASEEQEFLGNHDVLELEQTRALHSVESYWQFQLQSLNTSTEGDTSTYMLVSQEKKSGTGVRPPLHCKERSSSLYNNPPDTSASALNSEVASISGSMDDVIGEDLV from the exons ATGCAGTCATCTGGGGAGGGCCCTTGGAGCAGCCTGAGCTCTGGGAAGAAGGTGGCCCTCGTCTTAGGGCTCCCAGTTGGGGCCACGGTTGGCTATATCCTCTATCGTCATTTCACAAGTAGCAATG GTCAAAGGGAGAGTATGGAGCAGACCAGACTGACAGTTCCTCTGGAAGTTTACCGTTCCATCGCCAGGCATCAGAGCTCGTTCCTAGACTTG GTGACCCAGCAGTCTGGTGCCCAAGTGAGGCTTCTGTCAGAGAATAAGGGTGACAGTGTCTCCTTTCAGCTTCAGGGCTCAGCTCACCAGGTTCTGATGGCCAAGTGTTTTCTGGACAAACTGGCCTCTGACTGTGAGGTCATAACTGAAGATTTTGAGGTTCCCCAGACTGCCTTAGGACGAATCATAG GGCGTGGAGGGGAGTCCTTAAAGCTGATAAATCGGACTTCAGGTGCTCGTATTAGCTGTCCTAAAGATCGGGACAGTACCCTGGCAGAGAAGGCCAGGGTCTCCATCACAGGGATACGCCGGGAGGTGCATCATGCCAAA GAGCTAGTCATGGAAAAGGTGGctgagagtgaggaggtccgGCAACGGATAGCACAGTCCTCCGCTCTACGCCACAAGAGGCGCCCCTCAGAACCGCAAGGTCAGAAGGAAGCAAAGCCAGAATCGGAGAAAAATGGAGTGGAACTTCAGCTTGCTCAGGAAGACCCCTTAAGCCAGAAGATGGTACTTCCCAATGGAACCACGGAGCCTCCAGACGCATCTAAACCTATACCAGAGGAACAATCCATAACTGAGAGTGGGGAACAAGACACTCAAGAAATGTCTCCACAGAGCATTTTCAAATTTGAAA TCCCTAGTCCGGATTTGAGCTTCCAGCCAGATGAACACTTGGAAGTATATGTGTCAGCAGTTGAGAACCCACAACACTTCTGGATCCAGATTTTGGGGGTGCGATCATTACAGCTTGACAAGTTGACTGCTGAAATGGGCCGCTTCTACAGCACTGGGACTGCA GAGCTGAAAGTGGAGAAAGTAGTGGTGGGGGACATTGTGGCAGCCCCTTATCGGAACCATGGCACTTGGAACAGGGCCAGAGTACTGAGTGTGCTGGAGTCTGGCCTGGTGGACGTCTACTATGTTGACTATGGTGACAATGGCGAGCTTTCCCTAGAAAGCCTCAGAAGCATGAG GAGTGACTTTTTGAGCCTTCCCTTCCAAGCCATTGAATGTAGTTTAGCAGGAGTAAGTCCAGCAG GGGGGTCATGGACTGAGGAAGCCCTTGATGATTTTGACCGCTTGACTTACTGTGCTCAGTGGAAACCACTTCTTGCTAAATTGTGCAGTTACTCTCATTCTGACATGTCATCCTGGCCAAGTGTTCAGCTCTATGACAGCAGCCATGGCAAG CTGCTGGGTGTGGGTGAGGAGCTCATCCGACTGGGACATGCCGTGCACTGCCTTGACTTGGGTGATGGAGGGCTCAAGGGTACCAGAGATAACCCGGGTTCACTGCAGAAGATGCTG GATGATGTTACTGGAGTCACATCAGAGCTCAGCCTTTCCTGCATCAGCTTGTCAG GTTTTATGGATCCATGTGGCAATGTGATGAAGAAACCAGCCAGTTGCTTTTCCTTTAATTTTATTAAGCCGCTTGAAACTGTACAAGCTGATGCAGACCAGGGTTCTTGTATCCTATTAATGAATTCCTTAAGCAACTGGGACTCCACGCCATCCCAG CAGGTGTCCCCTGACATGCTCTCAAGCTCCTCCACCACTTCTTCCCCTTGTGTCGAGGTCATGACCTCTGTTCTCAATTCCTTGACTTTATCCGATGAAGTATTCTTCTCTGGAGACTGCAGTTCTGATGATGGGCAGGATGTGTTTTCCATTTCTTCTGGCCCTGAATTTGCTGGCTTGAATTCTTCTTCAGAAAGCAATATCAGTGAGGGCAGTAGCAGTAGTGGAATTCGCAGTGTCTGGTACTACCTGTCCTCCTCAGATGATTCCACTGTGTTATCTTTAAGCACAAGCCTGTCTACGTCCTGCCATTCCCAGACAGACAGTGAGTCTCCAGTGTCAGATTTTCTCAGTGCTCATAGCCTGGATCTTTCTGAGAGTCTTGAGAACAGTGATGGGGAAGAGGCAGAGTTATTGAGATTGGAAGTGATAAGACAAAAGAACGATGCCAGGTCTGTCGCCCAACCAAGTGTGACAGCTGCCGTAACATGTAGTGAATATTGTAGTTGTGGTGAAGCCAATGGGTTTCTTCATGTTTGCTCAGTAGAAGTAAAAGAAGAATCGGAGCATTGTCCAAGCCTTGAAGAACACACCAGCGGTTTCCCATGCCAAAAGATCAAAACTGTAAGAAGTAATTTGCCAGCTAAAGATGAAAACTTTGTGGAATGTAGGTTCCAACAGGTGTTGTCCGGCAATGAGAGAACCGAGGAAGGAGTTACTGCCTCCGAGGAGCAGGAGTTCTTGGGAAACCATGATGTTCTGGAGCTTGAGCAAACCAGAGCCTTGCATAGTGTGGAATCATACTGGCAGTTTCAGCTGCAAAGCTTGAATACTTCAACAGAAGGAGACACCAGCACATACATGCTTGTCAGCCAAGAAAAGAAGTCTGGAACTGGAGTGAGACCCCCACTCCATTGCAAAGAAAGGAGTAGCTCTCTGTATAATAACCCCCCTGACACTAGTGCTTCAGCTCTGAATTCAG AAGTTGCCTCGATCTCAGGTAGTATGGATGATGTCATTGGGGAGGACTTGGTGTGA
- the LOC111833184 gene encoding tudor and KH domain-containing protein isoform X6, protein MQSSGEGPWSSLSSGKKVALVLGLPVGATVGYILYRHFTSSNGQRESMEQTRLTVPLEVYRSIARHQSSFLDLVTQQSGAQVRLLSENKGDSVSFQLQGSAHQVLMAKCFLDKLASDCEVITEDFEVPQTALGRIIGRGGESLKLINRTSGARISCPKDRDSTLAEKARVSITGIRREVHHAKELVMEKVAESEEVRQRIAQSSALRHKRRPSEPQGQKEAKPESEKNGVELQLAQEDPLSQKMVLPNGTTEPPDASKPIPEEQSITESGEQDTQEMSPQSIFKFEIPSPDLSFQPDEHLEVYVSAVENPQHFWIQILGVRSLQLDKLTAEMGRFYSTGTAELKVEKVVVGDIVAAPYRNHGTWNRARVLSVLESGLVDVYYVDYGDNGELSLESLRSMRSDFLSLPFQAIECSLAGVSPAGGSWTEEALDDFDRLTYCAQWKPLLAKLCSYSHSDMSSWPSVQLYDSSHGKLLGVGEELIRLGHAVHCLDLGDGGLKGTRDNPGSLQKMLDDVTGVTSELSLSCISLSEVASISGSMDDVIGEDLV, encoded by the exons ATGCAGTCATCTGGGGAGGGCCCTTGGAGCAGCCTGAGCTCTGGGAAGAAGGTGGCCCTCGTCTTAGGGCTCCCAGTTGGGGCCACGGTTGGCTATATCCTCTATCGTCATTTCACAAGTAGCAATG GTCAAAGGGAGAGTATGGAGCAGACCAGACTGACAGTTCCTCTGGAAGTTTACCGTTCCATCGCCAGGCATCAGAGCTCGTTCCTAGACTTG GTGACCCAGCAGTCTGGTGCCCAAGTGAGGCTTCTGTCAGAGAATAAGGGTGACAGTGTCTCCTTTCAGCTTCAGGGCTCAGCTCACCAGGTTCTGATGGCCAAGTGTTTTCTGGACAAACTGGCCTCTGACTGTGAGGTCATAACTGAAGATTTTGAGGTTCCCCAGACTGCCTTAGGACGAATCATAG GGCGTGGAGGGGAGTCCTTAAAGCTGATAAATCGGACTTCAGGTGCTCGTATTAGCTGTCCTAAAGATCGGGACAGTACCCTGGCAGAGAAGGCCAGGGTCTCCATCACAGGGATACGCCGGGAGGTGCATCATGCCAAA GAGCTAGTCATGGAAAAGGTGGctgagagtgaggaggtccgGCAACGGATAGCACAGTCCTCCGCTCTACGCCACAAGAGGCGCCCCTCAGAACCGCAAGGTCAGAAGGAAGCAAAGCCAGAATCGGAGAAAAATGGAGTGGAACTTCAGCTTGCTCAGGAAGACCCCTTAAGCCAGAAGATGGTACTTCCCAATGGAACCACGGAGCCTCCAGACGCATCTAAACCTATACCAGAGGAACAATCCATAACTGAGAGTGGGGAACAAGACACTCAAGAAATGTCTCCACAGAGCATTTTCAAATTTGAAA TCCCTAGTCCGGATTTGAGCTTCCAGCCAGATGAACACTTGGAAGTATATGTGTCAGCAGTTGAGAACCCACAACACTTCTGGATCCAGATTTTGGGGGTGCGATCATTACAGCTTGACAAGTTGACTGCTGAAATGGGCCGCTTCTACAGCACTGGGACTGCA GAGCTGAAAGTGGAGAAAGTAGTGGTGGGGGACATTGTGGCAGCCCCTTATCGGAACCATGGCACTTGGAACAGGGCCAGAGTACTGAGTGTGCTGGAGTCTGGCCTGGTGGACGTCTACTATGTTGACTATGGTGACAATGGCGAGCTTTCCCTAGAAAGCCTCAGAAGCATGAG GAGTGACTTTTTGAGCCTTCCCTTCCAAGCCATTGAATGTAGTTTAGCAGGAGTAAGTCCAGCAG GGGGGTCATGGACTGAGGAAGCCCTTGATGATTTTGACCGCTTGACTTACTGTGCTCAGTGGAAACCACTTCTTGCTAAATTGTGCAGTTACTCTCATTCTGACATGTCATCCTGGCCAAGTGTTCAGCTCTATGACAGCAGCCATGGCAAG CTGCTGGGTGTGGGTGAGGAGCTCATCCGACTGGGACATGCCGTGCACTGCCTTGACTTGGGTGATGGAGGGCTCAAGGGTACCAGAGATAACCCGGGTTCACTGCAGAAGATGCTG GATGATGTTACTGGAGTCACATCAGAGCTCAGCCTTTCCTGCATCAGCTTGTCAG AAGTTGCCTCGATCTCAGGTAGTATGGATGATGTCATTGGGGAGGACTTGGTGTGA